One part of the Mesorhizobium sp. M4B.F.Ca.ET.058.02.1.1 genome encodes these proteins:
- a CDS encoding PqqD family protein, which produces MTWDPADRDRVTATSDAVACEFGNGLALLNLQTNIYYSLNSVGAYIWELIQEPRPVADIRAAVLTRYDVDPARCKADVDGLLKGLAAAGLARLHHEELI; this is translated from the coding sequence ATGACGTGGGATCCGGCGGATCGAGACCGCGTAACAGCCACCAGCGACGCCGTGGCTTGCGAATTCGGCAACGGACTGGCGCTGCTCAATCTGCAAACCAACATCTATTACAGCCTGAACAGTGTCGGCGCCTATATCTGGGAACTGATCCAGGAGCCGCGCCCGGTTGCCGACATCCGCGCCGCGGTGCTCACGCGCTACGACGTCGATCCAGCGCGCTGCAAGGCCGACGTCGATGGACTGTTGAAAGGCCTGGCCGCGGCAGGGCTTGCGAGGCTCCACCATGAGGAACTTATCTAG
- a CDS encoding UDP-glucose/GDP-mannose dehydrogenase family protein gives MNLTVFGIGYVGLVQAAVLAEVGHQVVCVDIDEKKVERLNQGLIPIFEPGLETLVKENHAAGRIRFTTDAAAAVKHGQIQMIAVGTPPGEDGSADLKYVLAVAEAIGREMEAPKIVVGKSTVPVGTCEKIKAKIAETLKARGREDLAFDVASNPEFLKEGSAVADCMKPDRIIVGTSSEDTEAVMRELYAPFNRNHEKMIVMDVRSAEFTKYAANCMLATKISFMNEMANLAEQLGADIEEVRKGIGSDPRIGYHFIYPGLGYGGSCFPKDVRALIKTAEGVKFDAKLLRAVEERNNEQKSVLFDKVHRYFKGNLKGKTFALWGLAFKPNTDDMREAPSRTLMEALWQAGANVQAFDPEAMQECQAIYGLRDDLLLCGTKEAALRGADALLICTEWKSFRAPSFDALKDALTTPVIFDGRNLYDPKVIARYGIEYFSIGRLAA, from the coding sequence ATGAATCTGACCGTCTTTGGAATTGGCTATGTCGGCCTCGTGCAGGCCGCGGTGCTCGCGGAAGTCGGGCACCAAGTGGTGTGCGTCGACATCGACGAGAAAAAGGTCGAGCGGCTCAACCAGGGCCTGATCCCGATCTTCGAGCCCGGGCTGGAAACCCTCGTCAAGGAGAATCACGCGGCAGGCCGCATCCGTTTCACCACGGACGCGGCCGCCGCCGTCAAGCACGGCCAGATCCAGATGATCGCGGTCGGCACGCCGCCCGGCGAGGACGGGTCGGCCGATCTCAAATACGTGCTCGCCGTCGCCGAGGCCATCGGCCGCGAAATGGAGGCGCCCAAGATCGTCGTCGGCAAGTCGACCGTGCCGGTCGGCACCTGCGAGAAGATCAAGGCCAAGATCGCCGAGACGCTGAAAGCCAGGGGTCGCGAGGATCTGGCTTTCGACGTCGCTTCCAACCCGGAATTCCTCAAGGAAGGCTCGGCCGTCGCCGACTGCATGAAGCCGGATCGCATCATCGTCGGCACCTCGAGCGAGGACACCGAGGCAGTGATGCGCGAACTCTACGCGCCGTTCAACCGCAACCACGAGAAGATGATCGTGATGGACGTGCGCAGCGCCGAGTTCACCAAATACGCCGCCAATTGCATGCTGGCTACCAAGATCAGCTTCATGAACGAAATGGCCAATCTGGCCGAGCAGCTGGGCGCCGACATCGAGGAGGTACGCAAGGGCATCGGCTCCGATCCCCGCATCGGCTACCACTTCATCTATCCCGGCCTCGGCTATGGCGGCTCGTGCTTTCCCAAGGACGTGCGCGCCCTGATCAAGACCGCCGAAGGCGTCAAGTTCGACGCCAAGCTGCTGCGCGCGGTGGAGGAACGCAACAACGAGCAGAAGTCGGTCCTGTTCGACAAGGTGCACCGCTATTTCAAGGGCAACCTCAAGGGCAAGACCTTCGCGCTCTGGGGCCTGGCCTTCAAGCCCAACACCGACGACATGCGCGAGGCGCCGTCGCGCACGCTGATGGAGGCGCTGTGGCAGGCCGGCGCCAACGTGCAGGCCTTCGATCCCGAGGCGATGCAGGAGTGCCAGGCCATCTACGGTCTGCGCGACGATCTTTTGCTCTGCGGCACGAAGGAGGCCGCGTTGCGCGGCGCCGACGCGCTCCTGATCTGCACCGAATGGAAGAGCTTCCGCGCGCCCTCCTTCGACGCACTCAAGGATGCGCTGACCACGCCGGTGATCTTCGACGGCCGCAATCTCTACGACCCCAAGGTCATCGCCCGCTACGGCATTGAATATTTTAGCATCGGTAGGCTGGCGGCGTGA
- a CDS encoding glycosyltransferase family 2 protein has product MSSTASRVCVIIAARNAARTIPAAIASALREPEAAEVVVVDDASTDDTAEVARAADDGSGRLKVMRLDVNRGPSFARNAAIAGSSSPFISVLDADDFFLEGRFRRLFASTDWDFAADNIMLIRDDTATDVSKVVAPSFSADPEFLDFERFVEGNISRRRVQRGELGFLKPVISRAFLERHGLRYDENLRLGEDYELYARAVACGARFKVIRSCGYGAIVRADSLSGRHKTQDLKRLADADLALLAIDTLPETSKAALRKHERHVRDKYRLRNFLDVKAERGLASAAAYALASQSNLIPIVRGVAADKLEALFRQTGLAPKRPVPPLRFLMAAQAVEK; this is encoded by the coding sequence ATGTCCAGCACAGCTTCCCGGGTCTGCGTGATCATCGCCGCCCGTAACGCCGCCCGAACGATCCCGGCCGCCATAGCGTCGGCGCTGCGTGAGCCGGAAGCGGCTGAAGTCGTCGTCGTTGACGACGCCTCCACCGACGACACCGCCGAGGTGGCGCGCGCCGCCGATGACGGCAGCGGCAGGCTCAAAGTCATGCGCCTCGATGTGAACCGGGGGCCGTCCTTTGCCCGCAATGCCGCGATTGCCGGCTCGAGCTCACCCTTCATCAGCGTCCTCGACGCCGACGATTTCTTCCTCGAGGGCCGCTTTCGCAGGCTGTTCGCCAGCACCGACTGGGATTTCGCCGCCGACAACATCATGCTGATCCGGGACGACACGGCGACCGATGTCTCAAAGGTCGTCGCCCCGTCCTTTTCGGCCGATCCGGAATTCCTCGACTTCGAGCGTTTCGTCGAAGGCAACATCTCCAGGCGCCGCGTGCAGCGCGGCGAACTGGGCTTCTTGAAGCCGGTCATCAGCCGGGCCTTCCTCGAACGCCACGGTCTGCGTTACGACGAGAACCTGCGCCTCGGCGAGGACTATGAGCTCTATGCCCGCGCCGTCGCCTGCGGCGCCCGTTTCAAGGTCATCAGGTCCTGTGGCTATGGCGCCATCGTGCGTGCCGATTCGCTGAGCGGTCGCCACAAGACGCAGGATTTGAAGCGCCTTGCCGACGCGGACCTGGCGTTGCTTGCCATTGATACGCTGCCGGAGACATCCAAGGCGGCGCTCAGGAAACATGAGCGCCATGTGCGCGACAAATACCGGCTGCGCAATTTCCTCGACGTGAAGGCCGAGCGCGGCCTGGCATCGGCCGCCGCCTATGCGCTGGCCAGCCAGTCGAACCTGATCCCGATCGTCCGCGGCGTTGCCGCTGACAAGCTTGAGGCGCTGTTTCGCCAGACCGGCCTTGCCCCCAAGCGGCCGGTGCCGCCGCTGCGCTTCCTGATGGCCGCTCAGGCTGTTGAAAAGTAA
- a CDS encoding lasso peptide, which yields MEQNVEKQEYETPSLTVHGSIETITQGGSGTTALDAAFPAHTPFDQLTFS from the coding sequence ATGGAACAGAATGTTGAAAAGCAAGAGTACGAGACGCCGAGCCTGACGGTTCACGGTTCGATCGAAACGATCACGCAGGGCGGCTCGGGCACGACGGCGCTCGACGCAGCATTCCCTGCGCATACGCCTTTCGACCAGCTTACGTTCTCTTGA
- a CDS encoding lasso peptide biosynthesis B2 protein has protein sequence MLFLARCIVVVAAVRLGLTLFSFNRVRRLVTRLDAREAASVADLRRVAWGVAAAARLVPHASCLTQALSGQYLLARQGNTSRIRIGIAQDTGAELKAHAWLMSGNQIVLGGSLAGFAHLVDHGQ, from the coding sequence ATGCTCTTCCTGGCGCGCTGCATTGTGGTGGTCGCCGCCGTGCGGCTGGGGCTGACGTTGTTTTCCTTCAACCGCGTTCGCCGCCTGGTGACCCGGCTTGACGCGCGCGAGGCGGCCAGCGTCGCCGATCTGAGACGCGTCGCCTGGGGCGTCGCGGCCGCGGCCCGCCTTGTTCCCCATGCGAGCTGCCTGACCCAGGCATTGTCGGGCCAGTACCTCCTCGCCCGCCAAGGCAACACCTCGAGAATACGCATCGGCATCGCGCAGGACACCGGAGCCGAACTGAAAGCGCATGCCTGGCTGATGAGCGGCAATCAGATCGTGCTTGGCGGCTCCCTTGCCGGGTTTGCCCATCTCGTCGACCACGGTCAGTGA
- a CDS encoding glycosyltransferase yields the protein MLHVLYLVHDISDPAVRRRITMLRAGGAKVTLAGFRRTTSPVADIEGLRPIDLGATRDGRFGQRLAAVAKAAFGIGPKLAAMPRPDLIIARNLEMLALARRAKAALGAGVPVVYECLDIHRLVLRDDLVGRALRGAERYLARDVKLLVTSSPAFIANYFKPFGQVAAPVELVENKYFDTTTVTSDERLKTENPAAPPWRIGWFGALRCRRSLEMLAEFTRRLNGRFEVVLRGRPALSEFPDFHAFVEAEPWLSFRGPYRNPEDMAAIYGDVHFSWAIDFFEAGQNSEWLLPNRLYEGCRFGAVPISMGNTETGRFLNQQDIGVVLSEATPETLETELGRMEQERFGKLKARVLARNPRTWSYDRNDCRALVDKLRGLVAAPESFVAEALA from the coding sequence ATGCTGCATGTCTTGTACCTTGTGCATGACATATCCGACCCGGCGGTTCGCCGGCGGATCACAATGCTCAGGGCAGGCGGGGCCAAGGTGACGCTGGCGGGTTTCCGCCGCACCACCAGCCCGGTTGCCGACATCGAAGGATTGCGCCCGATCGATCTCGGCGCGACGCGCGACGGCCGATTCGGCCAGCGCCTGGCGGCGGTCGCCAAAGCGGCGTTCGGGATCGGCCCCAAGCTAGCGGCGATGCCGAGGCCCGACCTCATCATCGCGCGCAACCTCGAAATGCTGGCGCTTGCCCGCCGCGCCAAGGCCGCGCTCGGGGCCGGGGTCCCGGTTGTCTATGAATGTCTCGACATCCACCGCCTGGTGCTGCGCGACGATCTGGTCGGCAGGGCGCTGCGTGGTGCGGAACGTTATCTCGCCCGCGACGTTAAGCTCCTCGTGACCTCGTCGCCGGCCTTCATCGCCAATTACTTCAAGCCGTTTGGGCAGGTCGCGGCACCTGTCGAACTGGTCGAGAACAAGTATTTCGACACCACGACAGTGACGTCGGATGAGCGATTGAAGACCGAGAATCCCGCAGCGCCCCCTTGGCGTATCGGCTGGTTCGGCGCACTCCGCTGCCGCCGCTCGCTGGAGATGCTGGCCGAGTTCACCCGCCGCCTCAACGGGCGTTTCGAAGTCGTCCTGCGCGGTCGTCCGGCCCTCTCAGAATTTCCCGATTTCCACGCTTTTGTCGAGGCCGAGCCCTGGCTGTCCTTTCGCGGACCCTATCGCAACCCGGAGGACATGGCTGCGATCTACGGCGATGTGCATTTTTCCTGGGCGATCGATTTCTTCGAGGCAGGGCAGAACTCCGAATGGCTGCTGCCCAACCGCCTCTATGAGGGCTGCCGCTTCGGCGCGGTGCCGATCTCGATGGGCAACACCGAAACCGGCCGCTTCCTCAACCAGCAGGACATAGGCGTCGTCCTCTCCGAGGCGACGCCCGAAACGCTCGAAACCGAGCTCGGGCGGATGGAGCAGGAGCGCTTCGGCAAGCTCAAGGCGCGCGTGCTGGCCCGCAACCCGCGGACCTGGAGCTACGACCGCAACGACTGCCGGGCCTTGGTCGACAAGCTGCGTGGCCTTGTGGCGGCGCCGGAGTCCTTCGTGGCCGAAGCGCTGGCATAG
- a CDS encoding glycoside hydrolase family 16 protein: MAGAFLVVAASLVAAPQPSHAQEVQSAPSFVDDFKSLDRSRWYVSDGWSNGPHQNCTWSKSLVGLSDGVLTLGFEKRQTKDREFACGEIQTKKRYGYGTYEARMKTDTGSGLNAAFFSYIGPADKQPWDEIDFEVLTKDTSKVQVNTYISGKPKNEKLADVEGGTDKGFNDYGFVWEKDRLRFYVNGKLVHEVTNPEELPTHSQKIFFSLWGSDKLTNWMGPFSDPGRKVTMQVERVAFTALGEPCQFKESLACSISSGANSN; encoded by the coding sequence ATGGCTGGCGCGTTCCTTGTAGTGGCCGCAAGCCTGGTTGCAGCCCCGCAACCATCCCATGCGCAGGAGGTGCAGAGCGCGCCTTCATTCGTCGATGATTTCAAGAGTCTCGACCGGTCGCGCTGGTATGTTTCCGACGGCTGGTCGAACGGCCCCCACCAGAACTGCACCTGGTCGAAGAGCCTGGTCGGGCTTTCCGACGGCGTGCTGACACTCGGCTTCGAGAAGCGCCAGACGAAAGACCGCGAATTCGCCTGCGGCGAGATCCAGACCAAGAAGCGCTATGGCTACGGCACCTATGAAGCGCGCATGAAGACCGATACCGGGTCCGGGCTTAATGCCGCCTTCTTTTCCTACATCGGCCCTGCCGACAAGCAACCCTGGGACGAGATCGACTTCGAGGTCCTGACCAAGGACACCTCGAAGGTCCAGGTCAACACCTACATTTCCGGCAAGCCGAAGAACGAAAAGCTTGCCGATGTCGAGGGTGGCACCGACAAGGGCTTCAACGACTACGGCTTCGTCTGGGAAAAGGACCGCCTGCGCTTCTACGTCAACGGCAAGCTGGTCCATGAAGTGACAAATCCGGAGGAATTGCCGACCCATTCGCAGAAGATATTCTTCAGCCTCTGGGGCAGCGATAAGCTGACCAACTGGATGGGGCCCTTTTCGGACCCTGGCCGCAAGGTCACCATGCAGGTGGAGCGTGTCGCGTTCACGGCGCTGGGCGAACCATGCCAGTTCAAGGAGTCGCTGGCGTGCAGCATAAGCAGCGGTGCCAACAGCAACTAG
- a CDS encoding glycosyltransferase has translation MEVGVVCNETTFGKDRNIDDQRWQALPGKVVCWWGSLGRYRPLLRKWSGRLWDKLSTAIDLFHAHKLQKADVIVAHFGTNGLRVARVIKRGRISAPLVTIFHGNDVGGPMHDKTLARYRTVFEKGVLQLPVNAFFRDALIDVGASPAKVVVHHMGVRPGEIEYRWRSWEQDALSFISVCRLTEKKGIEYALRALAALPRRDWTYSVIGGGELLEELKRLAADLGIADRVTFLGPRPHAEVKQRLRDAHVFVLPSVGARDGDVEGIPVALMEAMAAGLTVVSTYHSGIPELIEDQKTGFLAPERDVAALAGKLTWIAENPKLCEPIALAARKKIEADFNAEVLNERFAQIASQLGEMRSPI, from the coding sequence ATGGAAGTCGGTGTCGTCTGCAACGAGACGACCTTCGGCAAGGATCGCAACATCGACGATCAGCGCTGGCAGGCGCTGCCCGGAAAGGTCGTGTGCTGGTGGGGCAGCCTCGGCCGTTATCGACCGCTGCTCAGGAAATGGTCCGGGAGGCTGTGGGACAAACTCTCGACCGCAATCGATCTCTTTCACGCGCACAAGTTGCAGAAGGCCGACGTCATCGTTGCGCATTTCGGAACCAATGGCCTGCGGGTCGCCCGCGTCATCAAGCGTGGCAGGATTTCCGCACCCCTGGTGACGATATTCCATGGCAACGATGTCGGCGGGCCGATGCATGACAAGACGCTTGCGCGCTACAGGACGGTCTTCGAAAAAGGCGTTCTCCAACTGCCGGTGAATGCCTTTTTCCGCGACGCCCTGATCGATGTCGGCGCATCGCCAGCGAAGGTCGTGGTGCACCATATGGGCGTGCGGCCTGGTGAGATCGAGTATCGGTGGCGGTCCTGGGAGCAGGACGCACTGTCATTCATCTCTGTCTGCCGCCTGACCGAGAAGAAAGGCATCGAATACGCGCTTCGCGCACTTGCAGCCCTGCCGCGCCGTGACTGGACCTATTCGGTGATCGGCGGCGGCGAACTCCTGGAAGAGCTGAAGCGGCTTGCCGCCGATCTCGGCATTGCCGACAGGGTGACTTTTCTCGGCCCGCGCCCGCATGCTGAGGTCAAGCAGCGCCTGCGCGATGCCCATGTGTTCGTGCTGCCCAGCGTCGGAGCCCGCGATGGCGATGTCGAAGGCATTCCGGTTGCCTTGATGGAGGCCATGGCCGCTGGGCTGACCGTGGTCAGCACCTATCATTCGGGGATTCCTGAACTGATCGAGGACCAGAAGACAGGGTTCCTCGCGCCCGAGCGGGACGTCGCGGCGCTAGCCGGCAAACTCACCTGGATCGCCGAGAACCCGAAGCTGTGTGAGCCGATCGCGCTCGCAGCGCGAAAGAAGATCGAGGCAGATTTCAACGCGGAGGTGCTTAACGAGCGGTTCGCGCAGATTGCATCGCAGCTTGGTGAAATGAGATCGCCCATATGA
- a CDS encoding nucleotidyltransferase family protein — protein MAVQESAYQRLRAADCADEVDYVQVCLRLFFAPGPGAVAVGVQAPSISTAVVADIARLNKVAIFVLKALSYTKAGEAPSELLGWLDTYRRRTVSMNSSGIMDSLAIHQALRERHIDFVFLKGPFQQQLLYGDHFMKPSGDVDILVSQAGFAKAREALRAMGYEVAGKSRSLWWLRFLGEQHMIRGDDARPSTVDLHYRLQQPGSPSPRDTDGFLRRRREVGIAGNHVPFISASDTLLLSCISVAKAFFNREPCAGYVCDVRASAGRLGEAEQRDLLDYAAGQGLEDTLLLGLRAADVLFGGAGTLLSERATRILSRIDDADLLHMVIAPWLSSLRWPLRRTVLWELCGRAPVRYLAEAGWAASADLSRRIFERPAVG, from the coding sequence ATGGCCGTGCAGGAAAGTGCTTACCAGAGGCTACGCGCCGCCGACTGCGCCGACGAAGTCGACTACGTTCAGGTGTGCCTGAGGCTGTTTTTCGCGCCCGGCCCGGGTGCGGTGGCAGTCGGCGTGCAGGCGCCGTCCATCTCCACCGCCGTGGTTGCCGACATCGCCAGGCTGAACAAGGTTGCGATCTTCGTGCTCAAGGCCTTGTCCTATACCAAAGCCGGCGAAGCGCCGTCCGAACTGCTCGGCTGGCTCGACACTTACCGTCGCCGCACGGTCTCGATGAATTCGTCCGGCATCATGGATTCCTTGGCCATTCATCAGGCGCTGCGCGAAAGGCATATCGATTTCGTTTTCCTGAAAGGGCCGTTCCAGCAGCAGTTGCTCTATGGCGATCACTTCATGAAGCCGTCGGGCGATGTCGACATCCTCGTCTCGCAGGCCGGCTTTGCAAAGGCGCGCGAGGCGCTGCGCGCGATGGGCTACGAGGTCGCCGGCAAGTCGCGTTCGCTGTGGTGGCTGCGTTTCCTCGGCGAGCAACACATGATCCGTGGCGATGACGCCAGGCCGTCCACCGTCGACCTCCACTACCGGCTGCAGCAGCCCGGCTCGCCGAGCCCGCGTGACACCGACGGCTTCCTGCGGCGCAGGCGCGAGGTCGGGATCGCCGGCAATCATGTGCCTTTCATTTCGGCTTCCGATACGCTGCTCTTGTCCTGCATCAGCGTCGCCAAGGCCTTCTTCAACCGTGAGCCCTGCGCCGGCTATGTCTGCGATGTCAGGGCCAGTGCCGGCCGCCTCGGCGAAGCCGAACAGCGGGACCTGCTCGACTACGCGGCCGGGCAGGGGCTGGAGGATACGCTGCTGCTGGGCCTCAGGGCGGCCGACGTGCTGTTTGGCGGCGCGGGTACGCTGCTGTCGGAGCGCGCCACGCGGATACTGTCGCGCATCGACGACGCCGACCTCCTCCACATGGTGATTGCGCCCTGGCTGTCCTCTCTGCGCTGGCCCCTGCGCAGGACGGTGCTTTGGGAACTATGCGGCCGCGCGCCGGTCCGCTATCTGGCCGAGGCCGGCTGGGCGGCTTCGGCCGATCTCAGCCGACGCATTTTCGAACGGCCGGCAGTCGGCTAA
- a CDS encoding glycosyltransferase family 2 protein produces the protein MTPTASLIVIPCLNEAAHIGALLEQLRPAAQRLGARIIVADGGSADGTPAIVEAIAAKDPRVVLLHNPKRIQSAALNLAVAGFGDSADYLIRIDAHGGYPDDYCDRLVEEALATGADSVVVSMLTSGTGAVQQAVAAAQNSKLGTGGSKHRHLSAGEWVDHGHHALMRISAFKAVGGYDETFSHNEDAELDYRLRQAGYRIWMSGRTQMVYYPRSSLKSLYFQYLGYGRGRARNVLKHRMVPKVRQVIPLLVFPVVLLAAFSFVHWLAAVPFLVWAAVCLGYGIAAAIGQRNAGLTLVGVSAMVMHFGWSVGFWLQLLGRRSQRGVA, from the coding sequence ATGACGCCAACCGCAAGCCTGATCGTGATTCCGTGCCTGAACGAGGCCGCGCATATCGGCGCGCTGCTCGAACAGCTGCGGCCCGCCGCGCAGAGGCTCGGCGCCCGCATCATCGTCGCCGACGGCGGCAGTGCCGACGGCACGCCGGCAATTGTCGAGGCCATCGCCGCGAAGGATCCCCGCGTCGTCCTGCTGCACAACCCCAAGCGCATCCAGAGCGCCGCGCTCAACCTTGCGGTCGCCGGGTTCGGCGACAGTGCCGATTATCTCATCCGCATCGACGCCCATGGCGGCTATCCAGACGACTATTGCGACCGGCTGGTCGAGGAGGCGTTGGCCACCGGGGCCGATTCGGTCGTCGTCTCCATGCTGACCAGCGGCACCGGCGCGGTGCAGCAGGCGGTGGCGGCAGCGCAGAATTCCAAGCTCGGTACCGGTGGCTCCAAGCACCGGCACCTTTCGGCGGGCGAATGGGTCGACCATGGCCACCACGCGTTGATGCGCATCTCGGCCTTCAAGGCGGTGGGCGGCTATGACGAGACGTTCAGCCACAATGAGGATGCCGAGCTCGACTACCGGCTGCGCCAGGCCGGCTACCGCATCTGGATGAGCGGCAGGACGCAGATGGTCTACTATCCGCGCTCCTCCCTGAAGAGCCTCTATTTCCAGTATCTCGGCTATGGCCGCGGCCGCGCCAGGAACGTGCTCAAGCACCGCATGGTGCCCAAAGTCCGGCAGGTGATCCCGTTGCTGGTCTTCCCGGTCGTCCTGCTTGCCGCCTTCTCCTTCGTCCACTGGCTGGCGGCGGTGCCGTTCCTGGTGTGGGCGGCGGTCTGCCTCGGTTATGGTATCGCAGCCGCCATCGGTCAGCGTAATGCTGGCCTTACGCTTGTGGGCGTGTCGGCAATGGTCATGCATTTCGGCTGGTCCGTCGGATTCTGGCTGCAGCTCCTCGGTCGCCGATCGCAGCGCGGGGTGGCGTGA
- a CDS encoding lipopolysaccharide biosynthesis protein encodes MAIQFISVVILARLLVPEDFGLVASVGPIVAFVGLLQNLGLQQALVQRRDISDRQLNQVFWVSALVGLGSSVVVAALAPAIAAFYGDQRMFGITMASALPLLLGSIAAVPLALMNRHLQFGQLAINDVATAAAGLLAAAIAAWAGMGYWSLVLGPAVAAVVALAAAWLVVRWTPSRPDLKVDGDILSFGANLTGFNLVNFFSRNLDNILIGKYSGAIELGYYDRAYKLLLFPLQNITQPLTRVMVPLLSRIHEDKARFRDLYVRTNWMLAAVTMPGIAALTLTSEQVVALLFGPRWTAVAPIFAWLGIASLMQSVSSTTGWIFICQGKTKTMFHWGIYSSLTTVASFIVGLHWGAVGVAAAYAISGYVLRVPVLAVLVHRVGPVTAGDFLIMQGLFIVSSLLAWLAYLELPASLTGQSDLLAVALALCLNYGLALILMLIFPQSRGMLSATLPNIARNIR; translated from the coding sequence ATGGCGATACAGTTCATTTCGGTCGTCATCCTCGCCCGCCTTCTTGTGCCCGAGGATTTCGGCCTGGTAGCGTCCGTCGGACCGATCGTTGCCTTTGTCGGATTGTTGCAAAACCTTGGCCTGCAGCAGGCGCTGGTGCAGCGCAGGGACATCAGTGACAGGCAGCTCAATCAGGTTTTCTGGGTCAGCGCCCTCGTCGGACTGGGCAGTTCCGTCGTCGTTGCGGCTCTCGCGCCGGCCATTGCCGCGTTCTACGGCGATCAGCGCATGTTCGGGATCACCATGGCCTCTGCTCTGCCGCTGCTGCTTGGCAGCATTGCCGCGGTGCCGCTGGCGCTGATGAACCGCCATCTGCAGTTCGGCCAGCTGGCGATCAACGATGTCGCAACCGCCGCTGCCGGACTTCTCGCCGCCGCGATCGCGGCCTGGGCGGGAATGGGCTACTGGTCGCTGGTGTTGGGGCCGGCAGTCGCGGCAGTCGTTGCGCTCGCGGCAGCATGGCTGGTGGTGCGTTGGACGCCGTCGCGGCCGGACCTGAAAGTCGACGGCGACATATTGTCGTTCGGCGCCAATCTGACCGGCTTCAACCTCGTCAACTTTTTCTCACGCAATCTCGACAACATCCTCATCGGAAAATACTCCGGTGCAATCGAGCTCGGCTATTACGACCGCGCTTACAAGCTGCTGCTGTTTCCATTGCAGAACATCACCCAGCCGCTGACGCGCGTGATGGTGCCTCTGCTCAGCCGAATTCACGAGGACAAGGCGCGGTTTCGCGACCTTTACGTGCGAACCAACTGGATGCTGGCGGCCGTAACCATGCCTGGTATCGCGGCGCTGACGCTGACCTCGGAACAGGTGGTTGCGCTCCTTTTCGGGCCGCGCTGGACCGCCGTGGCGCCTATTTTTGCTTGGCTCGGCATCGCCAGCCTGATGCAGTCCGTCTCAAGCACCACGGGGTGGATATTCATCTGCCAGGGCAAAACCAAGACCATGTTTCATTGGGGCATCTACTCGTCGCTGACGACGGTCGCCTCCTTCATCGTCGGCCTGCATTGGGGCGCTGTCGGCGTCGCGGCCGCCTACGCGATCAGCGGCTACGTGCTGCGCGTTCCGGTGCTTGCCGTGCTGGTCCACCGTGTCGGCCCGGTAACTGCCGGCGATTTCCTGATCATGCAGGGGCTCTTCATTGTCTCGTCCCTGCTTGCCTGGCTGGCCTATCTGGAGCTGCCGGCGTCGCTCACTGGTCAATCAGACCTTCTCGCCGTGGCCCTGGCGCTTTGCCTCAACTACGGGCTTGCCCTCATCCTGATGCTGATCTTTCCCCAATCGCGCGGCATGCTTTCCGCCACCCTTCCCAACATCGCGCGCAACATCCGCTGA